Proteins co-encoded in one Brassica oleracea var. oleracea cultivar TO1000 chromosome C4, BOL, whole genome shotgun sequence genomic window:
- the LOC106339608 gene encoding uncharacterized protein LOC106339608 isoform X2 → MKKSKQENIFSPSSSWRETHNPPRRTSNSSAVSSGCLPGFFNLFLSTFNFSSNRRKSITQGSKKQEQRTVTYASPPDDTSNRDGGGTVESPLPHNEGMEGDLARVSLVGALEKCDRDLEELRRTIDVIKTSYLLHKKLEVSPPMARDSFKFCSTGDVDVGTQTDKNMKATVHETDTDTTMLSKVMKNDQEYKDNITYKVNHINLITRPDHYTIHDVISRTATIETRDNAPIMVRKVRRSLMESVNDLCDDVASGQRREVAKIGLAIHDHICRDLISETVHELSSFSDYCNNECHKYTDCYGEGSGRRHIRRGSTNSLPLDACRRRLVF, encoded by the exons ATGAAGAAGAGTAAACAAGAGAACATATTTTCTCCTTCTTCTTCATGGCGGGAGACTCATAATCCTCCTCGGAGAACTTCAAACTCCTCCGCCGTATCCTCCGGTTGTCTTCCGGGATTCTTCAACCTCTTCCTCTCCACCTTCAACTTCTCCTCCAACCGCCGCAAATCCATCACTCAGGGATCTAAAAAGCAAGAACAAAGAACGGTCACCTACGCTTCTCCTCCAGATGATACATCAAACCGAGATGGCGGAGGAACCGTAGAGTCGCCGCTTCCACACAACGAAGGAATGGAGGGTGATCTGGCGAGGGTGAGTCTTGTTGGAGCGTTAGAGAAATGTGATCGGGACTTAGAGGAGCTACGGAGAACCATCGACGTCATCAAAACCAGTTACCTTCTTCACAAGAAACTTGAGGTTTCACCGCCGATGGCGCGTGATAGTTTCAAGTTCTGTAGCACCG GAGATGTCGACGTGGGGACGCAAACGGATAAGAACATGAAGGCGACAGTACATGAAACAGACACGGACACAACAATGTTGTCGAAGGTGATGAAGAACGATCAAGAGTACAAAGACAACATAACCTACAAAGTCAACCACATTAATCTAATCACTAGACCCGATCATTACACCATTCATGACGTCATTTCCAGGACAGCAACGATAGAGACACGTGACAATGCGCCAATTATGGTGCGGAAGGTAAGACGGAGCCTGATGGAGAGCGTGAACGATCTTTGTGATGACGTGGCATCTGGTCAACGAAGAGAGGTCGCTAAGATCGGTTTGGCCATTCATGACCACATCTGTCGGGATTTGATTTCAGAGACCGTTCACGAGCTGTCTTCCTTCTCTGACTACTGCAACAACGAGTGTCATAAGTATACTGATTGTTACGGCGAAGGAAGTGGGCGCCGACACATCCGACGTGGGAGTACCAACTCACTTCCGCTTGACGCGTGTCGAAGAAGATTAGTGTTTTGA
- the LOC106337100 gene encoding ABSCISIC ACID-INSENSITIVE 5-like protein 2 isoform X3: MNLDELLKSVCSVDVNGAAAAAADTTQEGGGLSRQGSLTLPRDLSKKTVEQVWKDIQQNANGSSGGANERRGNNKEPTLGEMTLEDLLLKAGVVTETVTGGGGGGGGGLGQNIPQAGPWVQYHQLPSMPQGQSFMPYPVADMQAMVSQTSLMGGLSDTQTPGRKRVASGEVVEKTVERKQKRMIKNRESAARSRARKQAYTQELEIKVSRLEEENERLRRQKEVEKILPSAPPPDPKRQLRRTSSAPF, encoded by the exons ATGAACCTTGACGAGCTTCTCAAGAGTGTCTGTTCCGTGGATGTGAACGGTGCTGCTGCAGCAGCAGCAGATACTACTCAGGAGGGTGGTGGTCTCTCTCGTCAGGGGAGTTTGACTCTGCCGCGGGATCTCAGCAAGAAGACCGTCGAGCAGGTCTGGAAAGACATTCAGCAGAACGCTAACGGAAGCAGTGGTGGTGCGAATGAGAGGAGAGGTAATAATAAGGAGCCTACGCTAGGTGAAATGACGCTTGAGGATTTGTTGTTGAAAGCAGGAGTTGTGACTGAGACAGTTACTGGTGGAGGTGGAGGTGGAGGTGGAGGTTTAGGGCAGAACATACCTCAGGCTGGTCCGTGGGTTCAGTATCATCAGCTTCCTTCGATGCCGCAGGGGCAGTCTTTTATGCCGTATCCGGTTGCTGACATGCAAGCGATGGTGTCTCAGACGTCTCTGATGGGCGGTTTGTCTGATACGCAGACTCCGGGGAGGAAGAGGGTGGCATCAGGAGAGGTTGTGGAGAAGACTGTTGAGAGGAAGCAGAAGAGGATGATAAAGAATAGAGAGTCTGCTGCTCGTTCTCGTGCTAGGAAACAG GCTTACACTCAGGAGCTAGAGATCAAAGTTTCACGGTTAGAAGAAGAAAACGAAAGACTCAGGAGGCAAAAG GAGGTAGAGAAGATCCTACCAAGTGCACCACCTCCTGATCCCAAGCGGCAGCTCAGACGAACAAGCTCAGCTCCTTTCTGA
- the LOC106337100 gene encoding ABSCISIC ACID-INSENSITIVE 5-like protein 2 isoform X2 — protein MDSQREPKSHSLNRQGGSSLYSLTLDEVQTHLGGSGKALGSMNLDELLKSVCSVDVNGAAAAAADTTQEGGGLSRQGSLTLPRDLSKKTVEQVWKDIQQNANGSSGGANERRGNNKEPTLGEMTLEDLLLKAGVVTETVTGGGGGGGGGLGQNIPQAGPWVQYHQLPSMPQGQSFMPYPVADMQAMVSQTSLMGGLSDTQTPGTVERKQKRMIKNRESAARSRARKQAYTQELEIKVSRLEEENERLRRQKEVEKILPSAPPPDPKRQLRRTSSAPF, from the exons ATGGATTCTCAGAGGGAACCTAAATCTCATTCCTTGAATAGGCAAGGAGGCTCCTCTCTTTACAGCTTAACACTCGACGAGGTCCAAACCCATTTAGGGGGCTCTGGTAAAGCCCTCGGAAGCATGAACCTTGACGAGCTTCTCAAGAGTGTCTGTTCCGTGGATGTGAACGGTGCTGCTGCAGCAGCAGCAGATACTACTCAGGAGGGTGGTGGTCTCTCTCGTCAGGGGAGTTTGACTCTGCCGCGGGATCTCAGCAAGAAGACCGTCGAGCAGGTCTGGAAAGACATTCAGCAGAACGCTAACGGAAGCAGTGGTGGTGCGAATGAGAGGAGAGGTAATAATAAGGAGCCTACGCTAGGTGAAATGACGCTTGAGGATTTGTTGTTGAAAGCAGGAGTTGTGACTGAGACAGTTACTGGTGGAGGTGGAGGTGGAGGTGGAGGTTTAGGGCAGAACATACCTCAGGCTGGTCCGTGGGTTCAGTATCATCAGCTTCCTTCGATGCCGCAGGGGCAGTCTTTTATGCCGTATCCGGTTGCTGACATGCAAGCGATGGTGTCTCAGACGTCTCTGATGGGCGGTTTGTCTGATACGCAGACTCCGGG GACTGTTGAGAGGAAGCAGAAGAGGATGATAAAGAATAGAGAGTCTGCTGCTCGTTCTCGTGCTAGGAAACAG GCTTACACTCAGGAGCTAGAGATCAAAGTTTCACGGTTAGAAGAAGAAAACGAAAGACTCAGGAGGCAAAAG GAGGTAGAGAAGATCCTACCAAGTGCACCACCTCCTGATCCCAAGCGGCAGCTCAGACGAACAAGCTCAGCTCCTTTCTGA
- the LOC106338579 gene encoding uncharacterized protein LOC106338579 has product MSSSSSDEVDEALEEIVDQVVDNFIDSMVDVQANKPKRRAYIERDREQGQNQLWDDYFSDHPTYSADMFRRHFRMNKPLFLRIVDRLSNEVPYFQQRRNAHGRFGLSALQKCTTAIRILAYGQSGDTNDEYLRLGESTSRLCLENVTNGIIQLFGDEYLRSSTPEDLQRLLDLGEARGFPCMIGSIDCMHWEWKNCPTAWKGQYTRGSGKPTIVLEAVASQDLWIWHAFFGLPG; this is encoded by the coding sequence ATGTCTTCCTCATCAAGTGATGAAGTAGATGAAGCTTTAGAAGAAATAGTCGACCAAGTAGTTGATAATTTCATCGACTCAATGGTTGATGTTCAAGCCAACAAGCCGAAGAGACGAGCTTATATCGAAAGAGATCGAGAGCAAGGACAGAATCAGCTTTGGGACGACTATTTTAGTGATCATCCTACATATTCAGCAGACATGTTTAGGCGGCATTTTCGAATGAACAAGCCATTGTTCCTTCGCATTGTCGATCGCCTAAGTAATGAAGTTCCATACTTTCAGCAAAGAAGAAATGCTCACGGAAGGTTCGGGCTATCTGCACTTCAAAAATGTACAACAGCTATACGTATACTGGCATATGGTCAATCGGGAGATACGAATGACGAATATCTCCGACTTGGTGAGAGTACATCACGTTTATGTTTGGAAAATGTCACTAATGGAATAATACAATTGTTTGGAGATGAGTATCTAAGAAGCTCTACACCGGAGGATCTTCAGCGATTGCTCGATCTTGGAGAGGCACGCGGGTTTCCATGTATGATAGGCTCGATCGACTGTATGCATTGGGAGTGGAAAAACTGCCCAACGGCTTGGAAAGGCCAGTACACACGTGGTTCAGGGAAGCCGACAATTGTCTTAGAAGCTGTGGCATCACAGGATCTTTGGATATGGCACGCATTTTTTGGATTACCAGGTTAA
- the LOC106339608 gene encoding uncharacterized protein LOC106339608 isoform X1: MKKSKQENIFSPSSSWRETHNPPRRTSNSSAVSSGCLPGFFNLFLSTFNFSSNRRKSITQGSKKQEQRTVTYASPPDDTSNRDGGGTVESPLPHNEGMEGDLARVSLVGALEKCDRDLEELRRTIDVIKTSYLLHKKLEVSPPMARDSFKFCSTAMAGDVDVGTQTDKNMKATVHETDTDTTMLSKVMKNDQEYKDNITYKVNHINLITRPDHYTIHDVISRTATIETRDNAPIMVRKVRRSLMESVNDLCDDVASGQRREVAKIGLAIHDHICRDLISETVHELSSFSDYCNNECHKYTDCYGEGSGRRHIRRGSTNSLPLDACRRRLVF; encoded by the exons ATGAAGAAGAGTAAACAAGAGAACATATTTTCTCCTTCTTCTTCATGGCGGGAGACTCATAATCCTCCTCGGAGAACTTCAAACTCCTCCGCCGTATCCTCCGGTTGTCTTCCGGGATTCTTCAACCTCTTCCTCTCCACCTTCAACTTCTCCTCCAACCGCCGCAAATCCATCACTCAGGGATCTAAAAAGCAAGAACAAAGAACGGTCACCTACGCTTCTCCTCCAGATGATACATCAAACCGAGATGGCGGAGGAACCGTAGAGTCGCCGCTTCCACACAACGAAGGAATGGAGGGTGATCTGGCGAGGGTGAGTCTTGTTGGAGCGTTAGAGAAATGTGATCGGGACTTAGAGGAGCTACGGAGAACCATCGACGTCATCAAAACCAGTTACCTTCTTCACAAGAAACTTGAGGTTTCACCGCCGATGGCGCGTGATAGTTTCAAGTTCTGTAGCACCG CAATGGCAGGAGATGTCGACGTGGGGACGCAAACGGATAAGAACATGAAGGCGACAGTACATGAAACAGACACGGACACAACAATGTTGTCGAAGGTGATGAAGAACGATCAAGAGTACAAAGACAACATAACCTACAAAGTCAACCACATTAATCTAATCACTAGACCCGATCATTACACCATTCATGACGTCATTTCCAGGACAGCAACGATAGAGACACGTGACAATGCGCCAATTATGGTGCGGAAGGTAAGACGGAGCCTGATGGAGAGCGTGAACGATCTTTGTGATGACGTGGCATCTGGTCAACGAAGAGAGGTCGCTAAGATCGGTTTGGCCATTCATGACCACATCTGTCGGGATTTGATTTCAGAGACCGTTCACGAGCTGTCTTCCTTCTCTGACTACTGCAACAACGAGTGTCATAAGTATACTGATTGTTACGGCGAAGGAAGTGGGCGCCGACACATCCGACGTGGGAGTACCAACTCACTTCCGCTTGACGCGTGTCGAAGAAGATTAGTGTTTTGA
- the LOC106337100 gene encoding ABSCISIC ACID-INSENSITIVE 5-like protein 2 isoform X1: MDSQREPKSHSLNRQGGSSLYSLTLDEVQTHLGGSGKALGSMNLDELLKSVCSVDVNGAAAAAADTTQEGGGLSRQGSLTLPRDLSKKTVEQVWKDIQQNANGSSGGANERRGNNKEPTLGEMTLEDLLLKAGVVTETVTGGGGGGGGGLGQNIPQAGPWVQYHQLPSMPQGQSFMPYPVADMQAMVSQTSLMGGLSDTQTPGRKRVASGEVVEKTVERKQKRMIKNRESAARSRARKQAYTQELEIKVSRLEEENERLRRQKEVEKILPSAPPPDPKRQLRRTSSAPF; encoded by the exons ATGGATTCTCAGAGGGAACCTAAATCTCATTCCTTGAATAGGCAAGGAGGCTCCTCTCTTTACAGCTTAACACTCGACGAGGTCCAAACCCATTTAGGGGGCTCTGGTAAAGCCCTCGGAAGCATGAACCTTGACGAGCTTCTCAAGAGTGTCTGTTCCGTGGATGTGAACGGTGCTGCTGCAGCAGCAGCAGATACTACTCAGGAGGGTGGTGGTCTCTCTCGTCAGGGGAGTTTGACTCTGCCGCGGGATCTCAGCAAGAAGACCGTCGAGCAGGTCTGGAAAGACATTCAGCAGAACGCTAACGGAAGCAGTGGTGGTGCGAATGAGAGGAGAGGTAATAATAAGGAGCCTACGCTAGGTGAAATGACGCTTGAGGATTTGTTGTTGAAAGCAGGAGTTGTGACTGAGACAGTTACTGGTGGAGGTGGAGGTGGAGGTGGAGGTTTAGGGCAGAACATACCTCAGGCTGGTCCGTGGGTTCAGTATCATCAGCTTCCTTCGATGCCGCAGGGGCAGTCTTTTATGCCGTATCCGGTTGCTGACATGCAAGCGATGGTGTCTCAGACGTCTCTGATGGGCGGTTTGTCTGATACGCAGACTCCGGGGAGGAAGAGGGTGGCATCAGGAGAGGTTGTGGAGAAGACTGTTGAGAGGAAGCAGAAGAGGATGATAAAGAATAGAGAGTCTGCTGCTCGTTCTCGTGCTAGGAAACAG GCTTACACTCAGGAGCTAGAGATCAAAGTTTCACGGTTAGAAGAAGAAAACGAAAGACTCAGGAGGCAAAAG GAGGTAGAGAAGATCCTACCAAGTGCACCACCTCCTGATCCCAAGCGGCAGCTCAGACGAACAAGCTCAGCTCCTTTCTGA